The genomic stretch ATCTCCGATCACGCGCCGCCCTGCTTACGCTCGCCGCCGGGATTGTCCGCCTCGAGCGTCTCGACGTCCGGCGTATAGCGGAGGGGGTTGATGGCAAGGCGGCTGATCATCTTTCGGGAAGCCCTTCCATGATCTTATCGATGGTGATCGGGAAATGCCGGTGGCGGGTGCCGGTGGCGTGGAAGATGGCGTTGGCGACGGCGGCGCCGACGCCGATGATGCCGATCTCGCCGAGGCCCTTGACGCCGATCGGGCTCGCCATCCTGTCCTCCTCCTCGATGAAGATCACGTCGATGTCGTGGACATCGGCATGGGCCGGGACGTGATACTCGGCGATATTGTGGTTCATGATCCGGCCGGTCCGGTGGTCGATCATGCCTTCTTCGTGGAGCGCCATGCCGAGTCCCATGACGACGCCGCCGAGGATCTGGCTGCGGGCGGTCTTCGGATTGATGATGCGGCCGGCGTCGATGGCGCTGACCACCCGCGTCACCCGCGGCACGCCGAGTTCGGCATCGATCCTTACTTCCACGAAAACCGCGGAATGGGTGTAGCTCGTGAACTTCTTGGCCTGCTCCTGATCCGGCGCCACCTTGCCGTGGCCTTCCACGGAGGACATGCCGTGGTGGCCTAGGATATCGGCAATCGAGAGCCCGACCTGGTCGTTGCGATCGAGCACGAGGCGGTTGTCGCGGATTGCCAGTTCCTCGACGGGAGCATTGCCGAAGGGATGATTGTCCATCTTCTGGGCCAGCGACAGGAGCGTCTTCCTGATCTCCAGGCAGCCGGCCTGCACGGCGGAGCCAGAAGAGGCGGCAGTCCAGGAACCGCCTTCGACGGAAGTTTTCGGCAGGCTGGAATCGCCGATCAGCACGCTGACGCGCTCGGCTGGCTGGCCGAGTTCCTGCGCCGCGACCTGGGCGAGGATCGTATAGGTGCCGGTACCGATGTCGGAGGCCGCCGCCATGACGGTGATCTTGCCGTCGGGGAAGAGGCGGACCTTGGCTTCCGCCTGCGTCAGCGTCGCTTCCCACACACCGGTCGCGACGCCCCAGCCGATCAGGTCGTTGCCGTCGCGCATGGAGCCAGGCTCATGACTGCGCTTGTCCCAGCCGAAGCGCTCGGCACCGACGCGGTAGCAGGTGTCGAGCTCCTTGGAGGTAATCTGCAGGTCGTCGTTCTGGTCATAGCTGACGAAGTTCTTCCCCCTGAATTTTAGGGTTTCCATGCCGACCACATAGGCGAGTTCGTCCATCGCCGATTCCAGCGCCAGGAAGGCGGTGGCGGCACCGGGCGCCCGCATGTCGCCGGGCGTGGAAAGGCTCGTCTTTACAAGCTCGTAGGAGAGCTTGACGTTGTCGCACTTGTAGGTGAGGCCGGACCAGTTGACGACGTTTTCCTGGTAATCCTCGTGCAGCGAGGTGGTCTGGATCGCGTGGTGGCGGACGGACATCAGCTGGCCGTCGGCACTTGCCGCCAACTGTATGCGCTGGATCGTCGCCGGCCGCCAGGTGAGGTAGAACATCTCGCTGCGGCTCATCTCCACCTTCACCGAGCGTTCGAGGTCGAGGCTTGCCATCACCGCGAAGAACAGCTGGTGCTTGGGGCGAAGGCCGGAGCCGAAGGCGCCGCCAACATAGGCGTTGACGA from Pseudorhizobium banfieldiae encodes the following:
- a CDS encoding xanthine dehydrogenase family protein molybdopterin-binding subunit, which gives rise to MLNEKPVFGFPLPRIDGPLKVTGTAHYAAEYHDPGMLFGYAAQATIASGRIASIDTTEAEAYPGVVKVYTHKNRPSAARSDKKWKDEVALPGHPFRPLENDRILFGGQPIALVVAESFEAARDAAELIRIEYHADEPHTDIAVERAKSYVPPEARKDSMVPTDPRGDAEGAYEAAPFKIDTEYVQQGEHHNPMELFASTAIRNEDGTLTVYDKTQGSQNSHDYVCNVFGLKPEEVRVVNAYVGGAFGSGLRPKHQLFFAVMASLDLERSVKVEMSRSEMFYLTWRPATIQRIQLAASADGQLMSVRHHAIQTTSLHEDYQENVVNWSGLTYKCDNVKLSYELVKTSLSTPGDMRAPGAATAFLALESAMDELAYVVGMETLKFRGKNFVSYDQNDDLQITSKELDTCYRVGAERFGWDKRSHEPGSMRDGNDLIGWGVATGVWEATLTQAEAKVRLFPDGKITVMAAASDIGTGTYTILAQVAAQELGQPAERVSVLIGDSSLPKTSVEGGSWTAASSGSAVQAGCLEIRKTLLSLAQKMDNHPFGNAPVEELAIRDNRLVLDRNDQVGLSIADILGHHGMSSVEGHGKVAPDQEQAKKFTSYTHSAVFVEVRIDAELGVPRVTRVVSAIDAGRIINPKTARSQILGGVVMGLGMALHEEGMIDHRTGRIMNHNIAEYHVPAHADVHDIDVIFIEEEDRMASPIGVKGLGEIGIIGVGAAVANAIFHATGTRHRHFPITIDKIMEGLPER